Part of the Lotus japonicus ecotype B-129 chromosome 6, LjGifu_v1.2 genome, TTGGTTGCATGTAATGATTTGTTCTGTAATCGTGGTCAACCTTTTGAAATTGGGGCTAATTTTGGTTGCATGTCCTGACATTGttaattttgttgttgataTCATTTTAATTAGAACGTGAAACCTGGGTATGTGGGCATGTGGTTGTTCTTGTTTTGTTAGTTGCATGTACTGAAAATTGTGGTTGCAAAAGTGCCCCTGAAAAAGTGCTCATGAaaagaagttttttttcttcatatttggGCTAAGAATACCTCTGATCTCTCCCTTTGTGATTAAATGTAACTTTTATAAATTGACAAATAATAGTTCTTGTGATTATATGTTTATTGCAAGTCAATAATAGTTTTTGTTATTGTATGTTTATATGTAACTTTTCATGCTCTGTTTTTTGGGCTTGAGTTTGTGTTGGAGTTGTACCCTGTTTGTAGATATGAAAATGACTTCCATTGCTTACATTGAAACTGTATTTTCTTAGTAGAAATGGAACATGGTGGTAGTTCGCGTGGCACATTCCGGAAAACTTTTACAATTCCTATTAATCTGAGTGAGGAACACATGGATATCCCTAGATATTTTTATGAAAGTAAGAAGTCCTCTCTTAAGAATGAAGTTCAGCTTATTGATCCATGTGGGAACTGTGTGAAAATTTGTGTTGTGGTTGGATGTTTAGGAGGGGTTCTCTGGGATGTTGTGCCTACCCTTGTCAGGTTCTATGGTCTGAAAAAGAACCATGACTTGGTATTTGATTATGAAGGGGAGAATAGATTTAAAATTGGTATTTTTGATGAAAATAAGAATGAGTTTCCATATCCACTTCCTGTTAAGGAGGAATATGAAGAACCGGGTCCAGAAATTGTTGAATTGAGTTCTGACTCtgaggatgatgaagatgatgttgcTCGGGCAGAGGCAGAGGCAGAGGCAGAGGCTGGGTATGTCCAGGTTAATGGAcgacaatattataaatttgtTAAGGTTATCAGTGGCTCTGTTGCAAAAAAGAATCAAACCTTGGTAAGCAATCAGTCATCATTCTCTTTCACTTTCAATTTATATTACTTAAAtttgtttatatatttaatttaatttggtaatttttcttattttgtttaatCAGCCCTTGCCGAGGTCAGTTGTTCGTGAGTACCTTAGTGAGCACAACTGGGGACGTTTTGTTGTCATGAAGGAAGGTGATGGCAAAAGGTATTTATGCTCGCTgttgtggaggaagagagaCGGTCAATTGACAGATTGTCATCTAGGAGAAGACTTTTATCAGTTTGTCAGTGACTACCACCTAGTTAAAGGCGACAAGCTCCATTTCAAGGCTAATGAAATGAACAACTTTCTTCATGTCAGGATTCAGCGCCGTAATGGGAATGGGAATGGGAATGGGAATGGGAATTAGAAAATGAATTTGGTTTGGTAGCTATTGGTTGCTACGTATGTGTTTTGTTTGATACTGGATTCAGATCTTTGTGTTTTTTAACTTTGAACTTGTTTTGTTTGCTACCTACTGGTTGCTACATGTGTTTTGTTTGATACTGTGTTTTATTTTGATCATTATCATGTTCTGATTTTTAAAATGTTTGTCTATTGTGTAGTTTTTAAATGGCATCCCAATCTTATTCATCCCCAAGATCTGCAAGCGTTGCTAATGATGCGAGACGTTGCAAGTGCGGTCTTTATCCCTCAATTAGGACAGCATGGACTAGGGTAAATTATGGGAGAACATTTTACCAATGTTCTTATGgggtaaaaaaattcatttttatcAATCATACATGGATGCATGTAAACTTATATAATTATCTGTGCTAATCTAATGATATAAAATTGTAGGGTTGTGATTACTTTGATTGGGCAGAAGGTCCTATTGAAGGGGTGAACAATCAACCTGTTAACAGTTCTAATCCACAACCACAAGTTAACAGAAACACGATTGATGCGAGTGCGGTTGAAGTTTTGCTTGCGGAGGGTAGGAGGAGGGAACAAGCTTACATCAAAATCATTGTGGGTACTTGGGTGTTTGTACTCGTTGTCCTGGTTGCAATTAAGatgggttaattttttttttttggctataTGGTACTTTTGTTATAAAGGATGTTGGTCAATTGAAGGATGTTTGTACTTCCGTTATTAAGTACTTGGTTTTGTAGCAATTGGTTTTGTCATTGTCTTTGAATTGATTTGGCATTGTTTCAAATTAAGTTCTGTTATTAAGTACTTGGTTTTGTAGCAATTGGTTTTATCATTGTCTTTGAATTGATTTGGCATTTTcaaattagtttcaaaaaaagttCCATAATTTGGCATTGATTTGAATAAATACTTCCTATTTCAACTACCATAATTTGGCAGTGATGTGAAAAAAAACTTCCATTTTCAACTACCATAATTTGGCAGTGATTAATAAAAACTTCATATTTTAGGAAGGCTTTGAATCTTTGTTTCCAATTTTGTTAAAGTTAGTAGAAATAGTAGAAATGAGTTAATTACATGATTTAAAAACCGTTTTACTCAAGGTGGGAGAGTACCTTATTTaaccttataaaaaaaatcatgtgtAGTAGAAAGCTTGACTAACTTGGgataaaaaatgtaaatactTAAACAAAGGGGTATCAAAAATTTAAAGACTTAAACAAAGCCATGGAAACATATGCAAAAATAACTTGAATGATATGAAAGTCAAACACCATtactgaaatattaaaaaacgcAAGCAGTCTTAATAGGGCACAACATGCCAAAATAACTTGTCCACAACTGagtaaaacaacaaaactgaAAACAGGTCAAAAGGTGGGCACAAACAGGCCAAAACACACCAGTCCAAAATGCAAAACACATCCAATCAAAACAATTCTCCAAACAGGCCAAACAATTGGTCCATGACTAATACAAACAGAATAATAAGAAGGTAAATAATATGGATAGTTCCATATAAGCATTCCTTCACTCAAGGAAGACACTTGTTCCTGACCAGTGTAGCCTTCACCATATTTCCATAGAACTCATAAGCCTTTTGCATGGGAATTTCCTGATTTTCATTGTACTTGTGTAAAGCCAACTTCAATGCAAACTTCAAGCGTGTGCTATTGTCAATCTGCAAAACATAAGAGAAACTTTTACAATTACTAtcatttgtaaaaaaatatacaaatcgTGCACCTGAATTTATAACTTAGGTTACCTTAATATTGTATCCATCTTTTCCCAATTCGTTCATCCAGCATGCTACCCACACCCCGCAATCATTTCTACACAAAAAAACCAACCACATTTTATATGATGTAGGAACACTATAATGTAATTCCAGtcaaaaaacaaatataacaTATACTCACGAGTCAGATTTCTGCACTGGCAATCCTTGGGGCACGACAACCTTAAACTGAGAAACACGAGGCCTCACTGTTTCATCCATGTCATAGAATGATGGATCTCTGAACATTTTCTCCATGTATAATGCCTAagcaatataattttaaattgattaGGAGCATAATGAACAAGTAATTAAAAAGAATAATGAATTGAAAGTTACTTGTGCCTTACCACCAGCTTGGCGTTGAAGATCCTATATTCCAACCTATCTTCTTCTGGGAAGGAGTCCAAGTATACAATTTCTTCATTTTCAAAGTCAAACACAAGTAGGTACCGATGCTTACCGTTGTCATTCACGGGCACAAACACCTAAGGAATAACATTAAAATCAGTTAAACAATTTGAGAATTAATCAGTCTAAGGTAGAAATTATTGTAATGATTATACCTTTGACAACATCTCAATCTTCCCCATGTAGGTCCTCTGTTGATTGGTGATCATGCTTTGAGGGTGGGTGGTCCAGCCCATAATGAATTGctgtaaaataatttaaaattatgtcaTAAACATGCCATGCAAGATGATAACATACATTCCATAAATATTAGACTCACGGAAAAGTAGGTTGGTAAGAACCAAAACTTAGGAATTCTGTTCATATCCCTTTCAGAGTGAGTCAACATTATGGCAAACAAGTTGATAACctacattaaaaaatattaaaatttttggTGAGAAATTAggacaaaaaatatttaatgataAGAATTTGTTGAAGATGTCGTGTTCACTCTCACCTCTTGATCAACTTTGCACTTTGGCATCAGAGTTTGCAATACCCCACGGGTTCCATTAACATGGTTGATTACAGGAATTATAAGTGATTCCTTGCTGTCATAAACAATGAAGAAACAATAAACATATGGTACAAAGTGATTAACACAAATAAACTATATTACATACATAAGAAGATTGTAATTAAAATTGCTACTTTTTACCTATCTACACTTCCATCATTGCACCTCTTAAATATGTAAGAAGCCACTGCAATATCAGTGTAGTCAAGGTTTTCAAAGACAGCTGGTCCAAATATGCTTTTCAACCACTATTATAACAATAAACAATGAATCAGGAACTTGAAGCAATGTGTTCatacttatttaaaaaaaaatacttacaacGGGAATGTAAATGGGATCTATTGTAGCAGCTGGACCAGATAAAGATGTCTTATCATTTTGATTTGATGGAGGAGTTGCAGATTTGAATCCAATGCCTAGAGTCTGAAACTCAGATGGAGAAAACAATTTCTTTACCAAGCCACCTACAcatttttgttttcctttgtcATTGGGCGTAGATTGCACAAATTTCAGCATTATTTCTTCAGTTGCAGTAGCTCTTAAAGAGTACTTTGATTTGTTCGTAAACAACTCCTCATCAGATAGTTCAGGATCTTTCGATGTGCTGGTGTACCAAGTTTGAGCTAAAAATCCCACTGCTTGCATTAATGATCGAACATCTTTTTGTAATTCTGTGACTGTGTTCAGCACATCCTGTGCATAAAATATATGATTCAAGGAACCCATAAGCAATCAAAATTCTGTGACTTACAATAATGAACCAGCTACTGCTAATTTCACATATATGAACCAaatccctaaaccc contains:
- the LOC130725048 gene encoding uncharacterized protein LOC130725048 — protein: MEHGGSSRGTFRKTFTIPINLSEEHMDIPRYFYESKKSSLKNEVQLIDPCGNCVKICVVVGCLGGVLWDVVPTLVRFYGLKKNHDLVFDYEGENRFKIGIFDENKNEFPYPLPVKEEYEEPGPEIVELSSDSEDDEDDVARAEAEAEAEAGYVQVNGRQYYKFVKVISGSVAKKNQTLPLPRSVVREYLSEHNWGRFVVMKEGDGKRYLCSLLWRKRDGQLTDCHLGEDFYQFVSDYHLVKGDKLHFKANEMNNFLHVRIQRRNGNGNGNGNGN